GTTCTGGGTATAGTCTCATCTTGCAGCACGAGGAACGGCTTGATTGGCTTAAGTAGCAAACTCATCCCATAGCAGCAAGCTTCGGTCACCAACATATCCTTTTTGAAGATTGTGGACTGTCCTTATGAATCTTATCTTTGTATAAACAGAAGAGATTCATCGTGACGGTCCATATCCCATACAAAGCGAGTATTCATGGCCTTGCTTTTTAAAAAGTTTAATAAAATAGTTAATGGTATACAACATCgtatgtatctagacaaatctaagacaactaatTTGAGATGAAGGAAGTATTATTGTTCAGTTCATTTCTCATACTTGCTCATCGTTGTAGCTACTTTCTCTATAACTTAATACAAGACGTTTTTCGCTAATGTACTATCTAGTGACAAGTCTGACAAGTTCCTCGGCCGTGTGCGTGCGTGCATCTAACACCAACTCATAACTGTAGAAACCAATATTTAAGTCGGGCATCAACCACTAGAATCAAGAAGGTGAAAGAGATAAAAAAATGTTATGCAAACCTAGAAGCTCCATGCATGCGTATAGGATTTCAGTTAAACGGCCTTTTCGGGGAGATCTCTCGCCAACAGCTCAAAAGCCTGCTGCTCGCTTGCTGTGTGTTCATGCATCCCCGCCATTATAATTTGGCTCAGGGCATCTCGCTGACCCTCAAATCAGACATCCATCCGTTTGCAGACATGTTCTAATCAATGTCCTGACACTGATAGGAGAACCAACCATCCAATCGTATACCTCAAATATCAAACAACTTTCCGGCAAATAGCTAGCACAGATAGTAGTGGCTTCCACATAACATATGTGTATACAATTGCAGGTTATTATTCCAAATCAGTGTATACATATTTATATGTTGAATAATGTCTTTGCTCCAtagagcttggttttgaaaatTTTGTATTTCattaaatttcatatttttttacatttcaaaaaattctgaaaaaaaacacAAATATACATGAAGgaataacacacatgtgtgtaaattttcagggcaaaatacgttgaaatgaagaccgtgcaaaaaagacaaatctgaggctttttaacacatgatactattcatcttcCCATTTCAGTGTTTATCATCCTGAAATTTTGCACACATACACATTACATTCTTGTTTACTTGCACAAttgttttcagatttttttttgaaaccaaAAAGTTTTAATTTTGATATGTTTTTCAGAAAAGGCCTCTATGGAGGCTGAGAGCCAAACCTTCGTTCTCGTCNNNNNNNNNNNNNNNNNNNNNNNNNNNNNNNNNNNNNNNNNNNNNNNNNNNNNNNNNNNNNNNNNNNNNNNNNNNNNNNNNNNNNNNNNNNNNNNNNNNNNNNNNNNNNNNNNNNNNNNNNNNNNNNNNNNNNNNNNNNNNNNNNNNNNNNNNNNNNNNNNNNNNNNNNNNNNNNNNNNNNNNNNNNNNNNNNNNNNNNNNNNNNNNNNNNNNNNNNNNNNNNNNNNNNNNNNNNNNNNNNNNNNNNNNNNNNNNNNNNNNNNNNNNNNNNNNNNNNNNNNNNNNNNNNNNNNNNNNNNNNNNNNNNNNNNNNNNNNNNNNNNNNNNNNNNNNNNNNNNNNNtgccttgtatagttgaggtcgtggCCTACtcctgtacatcatatatacgtgcgttCGCACATGAGGAATACAACACGTAATTCTCACATCATACAGTCACTACTAGATAAAAGGTCACTGCCGAGTGTTGTGCCTTATGCCAAGAGTCCTTTGCCGAGAGCTGAAGTCGACACAGTCTTTTCCGAGTGAGTGAAGTGCATCCTAGGTCTTTGAACTATTTTTAAGGTGTCATATAGGTCCTTAAACTATAAAAAGTGCCATATAGGTCCTCAGAAATCCTTGAAGTGTAATAAGTGCGTATATATGTGACACCTCTGAAATAGTTCAAGGACCTACGTGGCACATTCGAAATAGTTTGAGGACCAGAATGGCACACATATTGCACCTTGAGGACCTAGATGACGACTTTCATAGTTCAAGGACCTATGTGACACCTCTGAAATAGTTCGAGGACCTATGATGCACTTCACTCTTTCCGAGTTTTCCGGGCACTCGACAAAGAATGAAGTTCCAGTAGTGCGTGTATACATAAAGTAGAGTTGGGGTTCAGAGCCAAAAGGAATCTCGTCATTGATCATGGTCAGGCAGGATTCTTGATTGTCAAGCTAGACTTGTTTTTTGATTTGACAAGGTAGTACATCCGTGTAATGAAATCATCCCTCCACTCCGAGAAAAGCACAGAGTGAACTTAGGAATACTACTGAAGGGAAGAGCAATTTTGTGTATGTCGGGGCAAACAGCTCTCACCCGAAACATATGAAATTTGCAATTTGCACGCTCAAGAGACGGAAAGGTCATAACAATACTAGCATATCCCGTCCAAGTATATCGCTGATTACAAAATAATAGGTTTAGCCACGACTCAGAATCTATGACAGACACTACCTAAGAACAGCTTATCAGGAAGCTGAGGAGGGGCGGCTTATGGGAGTAGTGGCAAAAAGAACTAAGCCCTAGTCTATCTCACTGATGTCCCTAATCTCCTTCCACTGCTGGTCTGCGCCGAGGACATGCACCCTCAAGGCCTCTCTGTACTTGTGCACCACCATCAGCCGCCCTCTTGGCGTCGCCCCGAGATACTTGCGACAGGATGACAGGCTGCCTTCAATGTCCAGCCTTGGCGCGACGGCCGTGCTCATGAACGCACCAGACTCCGCGTCATGTTCCCACAACTCCACGACACCCGAGTAAGAGATGGAGTAGAAGTGCCCATGATGGTGGATGGCATCCTCGATGCCCTCACGCGATGGTGCCAACCTCCAGGTAGGGTCCTCCGCGGTGGCGAAGGCCGGGGCACCGAAAATTCGGTGCGGGGTTAGCATGGCGGTGTAGTTGCCGGGGCGCGGAGATGCTGAGAGGACCACCTTCCGGTAGAACCCAGTGCGCATCTGGTGGGCACTGAGTGTGAGCGTCCCCATCCCGTCCCGCCCCCAACAGTGGTCTTTAAACGGCGGCCCACAGCCAAACCGAGCAGTCAAGAGGCGGTCAATCTTTAAGCAGAAGCAGTCACCTGCGCAGGGCAGGAGGACTCCAATGGTAGCGATATGCGGGAGTGCGTGCTGCTCGCCTGTGGCCGGGTTAATGAGGTAGATCTGGGCACGGTCGTCGGCACTGGCGAGCCACCCGCATGAGGAGCCCAGGACCAAGTGTCCGGGAtatccgtttcaaaaaaaaagtgtCCGGGATACGGGGCGGGCATGGTGGGCTCACGCACGACTGCCAGGACGGGGTTGGGGACACGGAGGTCATCGGGCATGGTGGCCTTGCTCTCAGTCGAGATCAATATGGCCTCTTCCTTGAGGTAGGGCTGTTCGTCGTCGTAGTCGACATGGACCTCGACATGGGTGTAACCGTGGCACTTGTATTGGGCGAGCGCTTTGTCGTTGTGGACactagatgactcgttgcgccaatggcgcaagggGCGAGAGGGAGCCAAGTATTGTGAGAATATTTAGACACCAAGTCAAAAACCAAATGTGGCCAACACCCCCGCATCCTTTGCTTGGAAGCCGTCTTTTCTCACCGGATCTAACATAAATACATGATTTTTCAAGAGCAAAATTCAGAGAAAATATTAAGCATGGCCTTCAGAGTGATTATGCAAAATATAAACACATGGCCATCTTGAGATCCACAGCAATGCACCAACGACTTTTTTTAAACCACCATAACTTTGGCAAACAAACACTTGCCGATCATCCTTGTTAGTCATCCTGATAAAGACCATGCCTCCACAGTGCGTTGTACAAATATTCCATGCTATCAAAGGCACTTCAGATCTAACAAAAATTCAAATGCCAAGCCTAACAATGAATAACAACAAACAAGCACATTCTAAAATTTACTAAACTTGGATATGCACTTTGTTACTTCATTTTATAAACCGTTAGAAGCGTTATAATTTCTTTCATTTATCTGATTTAGTTGTCCCAAACTCCCAATACATATTTAAACCGTGTTGTGGGCTTACAAGAAGACAAATGACAAATTCacaataatgggccggcccaagttaCCTGACCAAACGATGTTAATCCACTTACTCACTTCATGACCATCCCCTCCTTCTCCAATCTCTCACTCACCCTGTAGTTTCCGCCACTTCGCCGCTGCTCCTCTGCGTCGGAGAGACGACTTCAATTGCAAGATCCACTCCCGCACGCACAAGATCTACTTCCTCCGATGTACGCATCGCGTCACCATGTCAGTTCGTTAGTTGGATCCTCACCAGGTCAGGCTACCTCAACCACTTCCAAGTGAACCTTCACAAACAACACAGTATTACGTCTAAAAGATAGCAAGTAAATCCAGAGTATTTCAGTTTTGAGCTGATGTTTTTTTCCTAGAGGCAAGGTCAAAAAGATGGCAAAGTTCTACTTTTGAGACAAAGGCAGCAGTGTAATTATTAGCCGTCATTAAAATCAATATTGTCTCATGAAAATGCCTACCCTATTGACCCACTAATGGCAATTACAAAAATGTTTGGTTCATCACGCCTAATTcaaattagcttcaatgcctcatGTTTACTTCCATAGCCTGAACTGATAAATCACTGAAACTTCTTCTCTGCTAAACTTATGTCTACTTCCTAATCAACACCCGAGTAATAACATGGTAGATCGTCATACATGTTTATCTCCTGTTTTCTTGATGTCTGAGTAACAGTATATGCATGTGTACTCTACAGTTTAAACAAGCTCAATGCCCTAGTATTCTGGTTGATAGCTGACCGTTGAGTCATTGGCACTAAGGTTGCTAATAGAAAGGCACACTTATAGAGAGTCCATGAACAAGATAGCAAGCAGAAAACATAACATAAAATAGAGATGTAATTCCCCTTTGTACTACGATGTATGCTCTTGTTTGGGACAAACCATATATCTTCAAAAATTTGTACCTTATCAGCTATTTGATTTGGTTACCGCAGTTCGGTCATTTCCCTCTTGTGAGTTCTGCACCATCCTTACATGATTCATCAACAACCACCTATAAACGatcagcagaaaaacaaaatcaaaGTGAAATCAAATGGAATCGCATGTAGGTAGTAGCGAAGTACAATATATGCCACTCCATTGGCACTTTGCCTGTACACCATTCAACATCAAGTGAGGCATGAGCAATAAAGTGATCATATACCAACATCATGTATTAAGCACAAATCATGAATCAATACCAAacttttttttagaagaacagggaacaaccaacattttagcatgtcatttgttTACCAAGCAAAAATCTCCCAAGAGCATACTTTCAGAGAAGCACAGTCCAGATCATACACCCACAAATCATATAAGCCTTGCCAGTTACATTTTAGAAGCAAACATGAGGAAAATGCTTGGTAACAGGGAAAAGTATTACCTTCAGGAAAAAACATGTCTCAACATTCATGTTGATTCTATTCCGAGATTCACAGATCCCGGGACATTCTTTGAATAAATCATCCATCCCCAGGATATCAAATACTTCCACATGAAAACGAAGAAGAAAAACATGGCAGAAAGCACAGCAGTTACGAGGATTCAGGGAACACAACAGAACAAACCCTCAAGCAAATCTGCACAGGCGCAAGGAAAACCAAGCCAACCAGTAAAGAGGAAGAATGATGGGATGATAGGACTGGGAATAGACCACAAGAGACACAGGAAACCATTTTAAATTATTAAGCAAGAATATTTTCATGACATAGAAGTGGAGAATGCGCACAACAACAATGAACAGAGGAAATGAGCACAACAACAATAAACAACCAGAGCACACAAATGAACGCAGCCAATAAATAGGAGGAAGCAGTAAATATGAATGGAATCAGCAGCTACTTGCATGAATTGTAAATACAACGGCTGGCCCTCTCTGCTCTCCTCTGCCTCGTCTAAGGAATTGTTGACTGGGCTCGGCTGCTGTCTAGATTAAGACAATTGCATTCAGCACAGCACAGTAGATCCTAATCTAGGATCTTTTATTAAAAGAAGCAAGCATCAGTCAATTTATCCAAGAAAGAGTAACACGCCTGAAATACAGTAGGCGTATCAAACAAATCCAGGCACATATATTTGTGCACACACCACTACCGGCATATTTTAAGAATTACGAAAAGTCTGTAGACTATATCACAATTCTAAACACTCTGTTCTCGCCTAAAACTATCACAGAAGAGACAAAAGAACAAAACTGCTAATATAAAAGCAGGCCAATGAAGAACACATTAGGCAAAGATTTCCAAAGACAAGCCAACCTGATCAGTTTAGTTGCAGAAAGTATGTTCAGTATGGCCAGACAACGACTTCCATAAACAGTTCCAGTAGGCCTTTGTAAACTTCTTCCCACCAATCCATCCCTTGTGAGTAAGCAGCAACTACTACCTAATCGCTTATCACGTATGAATGTATATACTATCTTTACAGTCTGCATCTACTACCTTTATTCTCGCTACACACATTCGACCCAAAGCATCAAACTGAACATGCATGGTGGTGCGCTGGAAACGAGAGAAACAGGCATATTAACATGTTAACTCGGCAAGCAAGTGTATAAGCTAGCAGTTAGTGTTCTCAGGAATTTATATAGTTTTCTTACTGGACTATATATGTAAGCCTATTCAGGTAACCATACATCTCTATAAAACAATTACTCAAAATAAATGACCATATCGCCACAAGGTTGAGATATCGAGGGCGCCCAACAAGGGACGTGGTCAGGAACCAGCATTTAGCATCTCTTCTTAACAGGACCAAAAAGAGGCAAAAAACAAGGCAAGCTGAGCATCTGTTCTAACCAACATAAGTTATATTTTTTGTTCTCCTTGTAGGTCTACTACATGGCAAGCTTTAAATAGCCTAATCTTGTATTTGACACCACAACTGATGACCTATTGCTATACTCCAGATCCGAAAAAGGGAGTCTTCAAGTTAATGAAGGTTGCTCTCGGTTTTTTGATTGAAGCTAGATCCGTGAATTTGAAGAAGAAAAGCAACACCAAACTCAAAGATCCACGCAATGGACTATCAACTTTTTATAATTAATCAATTCATCCGAACTAAATTATTTTCTTATCTGCTTTAATGGAACATAGTAAGCCTTTGTCGTTCCTGGTTGCATCACACAAAATCAATTCTGGACCTCTCTATAGGTTGTGCTACGTGCACTTTTTTATGCAGTAGTTTGCATAGCCTGTTCAACTTACTTACATGTAAACATGATAGAAGGTGACAAAAGTCTGTCAGACTGACAATAACTAATATAGATAACTATTGTTGAAACTATCAACCTGAAATTCCATCTCCATCATACAACTAACAAAGCTTGTGGCCTATCCACGAAGAAAGGACATGTGCAGAGATGCCATATATACTGATTAAGAAAACTTATTTTTTTTAGCAAGCAGACTTGTTCATTCGACGACCAGGAGGTCAGGGCCGGTCCATGGGATTTGGGATCAGGGCCAGTAGGGCTGTAGGGGCTCCTGCAAGATCAAAACAAAAGGAAGAGGTGGTGACTCGTGATTCTCTGTCACCTGGCACCATGTTGTAGGCATCAAAAACAGGGGAGGGTCACAAGGGATATATCCCTAGGGAGAAGGCTGCATAGAACATACAAAGCCAGGACACAAATAAAAATTTGAATGCTTCATCTAACATTAGGTCACTTTATGGGTCCAGAAATCAACATGGGTTTACTGCCCGAAGAAAGGAAAATAGGCATGCAACTTTGCACAAGATCTAGAATGAAAGATACGATAACATCAAGCTACAAATACGACTATGTATGGATTAACACACTAACCACTGTATGTCTGAGTCAAAATCTAAAACCGAATCAGTGATGTAAATGTTGTTATATAGCTATCAGGCTACAAATTACAATGTATGGATCATTAATGCTAATATCTActcactccgttccaaaatagatgacccaactttgtactagttTGTACTAGTTAGTACAAAGtcgggtcatctattttggaacggagtgagTACGTGCTTTCAGGTATTGAACAAGCAGAAATCTAATTAGCGATATGCATAAAAAGAATTGGTCAGCGATGATTAGATGAAAATGAAAAAGGAATAAAGAAAAACAGGAATAAATCTGGACACTTGGGATACGGCTAATGTGGATATTTAATCTCAGCAGGACAGCAAACCAATTTGAACTAATTTCTTTTTTGACATAAATATTGGTGGAGATCAACACGCTGATCGGAAATCAAAGTTATCAAATGATGAGATACAGTTCAGCAATGTCTTCAGAGTTTTCATGGGCATCATCAATATTCACTACTAACTGGAACGGCATTGtaggaaacaaacaaaaaaaacattTTCTCTCACCACGGACCTGCACCTTTGTCCTCGTGCACCTCACCCAACCTCATCCCATCTGCCGACCTCCTTGATCTGCATCTCTGCGGAGGAGACAAGGACGAAGGTTGGCAACATATCAAGCAGAACCAAACAAGCAAGCTCACATTAACAAAGCAAATAATTTGCGTCCGTGTACAACAGAGAGTgtcggggaagagagagagagcacGAAGGGCAGCAGGGGAAAGCAACACAGAAAAATAACCTAGGCAAATCAGAGTGAGATCACCTCGTTTTGTTCTTAATTCTTCCTCGAGATCCTTCCTCTTCTCTTCCTCGCCCGATCTGCACACATATCATTCAGGAAAAAAACCTAAATCAAGAAATCAAAATCCAATAATCAAGAAACCAATAAAATCAAGAGGCAAAAATTGGGGGAAGAAGATGGCGAGGGCAAAGTGCAGCACTGCAGCCTAGATTGGGGATGAAGGACGAGGATCGACGAGCAGCGAACGGCTGGCTCCACTCCAGCGCGAGGCGAGCGCTGCTCGAGCTCCGGCCTCGTTGCGCCTCCCCCCTGTtcgtcctcctcgtcctccccTACTCCTTCACACCCATCACAAAAACCACGCCGCCCCTGCTCTCCCATGGCAGCGACCTGTGCCTCGTCCGAAACACCGCGCGGGGAACGCCGGACCAAGAACGTTAAGAGGCATTGTCTAGTGGGGAAGAGAGGAAGAGGCgctagcggcggtggcggcgctggaggtgggtgggggtgggggatgagacaacggcggcggctgcggggGGAATGaagtgaggagagagagagaagggaagcCGTGGCTAGGTTTTCACCGTTCACCCCGCGCGTAGCACGCTTTGCGTACGAAGAATCAGAGAAACCCCATGTAATTTTCATGGCCCCACACCAGCATGACCCACCTGTCATCTACATTAGAACCTGCACAAAATGTGAAGTAAAACAAGCGGCTAACCGGCTGCCAGCAGCCAAAAGAGAAGCGACGGTAAAAGATCGTGCGGTCCAACCAGCTTAGCGCACGGGGATGCCTCGGAATGGCGGGTTGCCTAGCAAGGTTTATATGTTCAATTGTTTACCCCAACAAACTGCGGGATGTCGGAGATGTCCCTAGTCTCCTTCCACTGCCCGTCATCCTCGAGGACATAGCACGCACACCTCTCTGGGTACTTGAGCACCACCATCAGCTCCCCTCCAGGCGCCGCTGCCAGATACTTGCGGCATGACGATGAGCTGGCTTGTGCTTTGTCTTGGATGACCAGCCTTGGCGCGGCAGTGGTGCTCGTGAACGCACCGGACTCGGCGTCACGTTCCCATGACTCGACGTCGCCCGAGTAGGATATGGAGTAGAACTTGCCGTCTTGGTGGATAGCGTCCTCGACGCCGTCACGCGACGGCGCCAGCCTCCAGGCAGGTTCCTCCGCCGTGACGAAGGCGGGGGCGCCGAAATCTCGATGCAGGATCAGCATGGCGGCGTAGCTGCCGGGACACGGGGACGTTGAGAGGACCACCTTCTGGTAGAAGTAGGCGCGCATCTCTTTGGCTCTGAGCGTGAACGTCGCCAACCCGTGCGGCCCCCAGGGGCTGTCCTTGAACGGCGGCCCGTGGCCGTAACGGGCAGTCAGGAAGCGGTCGAGCTGGACACAGAAGAAGCGGTCGCCGGTTGAGGGAACGAAGACGCCCGTTGTGGCGATGTGCGGGAGCGCATGATGCTCGCCCGTGGCCGGGTTAACGAGGTCGATCTTGCCGCGGTCGTCGGCGGTGGCGAGCCACCCACAGGAGGAGCCGAGGACCAGGTTGCGGTGTAGGGCGTGATCCGGGGAGGGCCTGGTGGGCTCGCTGTCGTCGTGCATGTCACCCAGGTAGTCATCGGGGAGGTCCGGCAACGGACGGCCAGGCTGTTTATCCCACACCGCCAGCAACCACTGGACGTACTTGTGCCGCCCGTCCATCTTCACGATCCGAGTCTCCGCGgccttccccggcggcggcggcggcggcggcggcggcggcacaatGTCACCGTCCTGATCTATGGCCGACATCGATCTCGATCTCTTTCTCTCCAACAGGATTCGGGGATGTGTTCCGTTGCGGCGGAGGCTTGTTCTGGTGGTGATTGGTGAGGACCCCGTCCGTGTGTGTATATAAGAATAGCCTCCAACAAAACCCTAGTCTCCTGAAAGGGAAATAATTGTACGGGAGGGACAGGGTCTCCGGGATCCTGTGTCCCGTCCTCAGATGTGACACCTCACCCTCAACATATACATCTCAAAGCACCTCCTAATCCATCACTCGATCGATACATGTTGGGAATCACATACGGCTGCACTACGGACTACAAGAAAATAACATGTTGCCGTGTGGCGGGTTTTAAGCCGAGTGTAATATATTGGGCACTCGGGGACAATAAGCCGAGTATGTACAGCATCACGCAAAACAGAAAGGGCGACCTCAGCCTAGGG
The sequence above is drawn from the Triticum aestivum cultivar Chinese Spring chromosome 7A, IWGSC CS RefSeq v2.1, whole genome shotgun sequence genome and encodes:
- the LOC123149845 gene encoding uncharacterized protein, giving the protein MSAIDQDGDIVPPPPPPPPPPGKAAETRIVKMDGRHKYVQWLLAVWDKQPGRPLPDLPDDYLGDMHDDSEPTRPSPDHALHRNLVLGSSCGWLATADDRGKIDLVNPATGEHHALPHIATTGVFVPSTGDRFFCVQLDRFLTARYGHGPPFKDSPWGPHGLATFTLRAKEMRAYFYQKVVLSTSPCPGSYAAMLILHRDFGAPAFVTAEEPAWRLAPSRDGVEDAIHQDGKFYSISYSGDVESWERDAESGAFTSTTAAPRLVIQDKAQASSSSCRKYLAAAPGGELMVVLKYPERCACYVLEDDGQWKETRDISDIPQFVGVNN